A window of Lates calcarifer isolate ASB-BC8 unplaced genomic scaffold, TLL_Latcal_v3 _unitig_1039_quiver_834, whole genome shotgun sequence genomic DNA:
tgcaagtcagctctgtctgagaatATGGATAACAGTGGCCTTCATGCAGTCATCCactgaatgtggatttgaaATCTCTCCCTTCTTCAGGATGAGCAAGAGGCTCAGCAgttgccattttgacagtgatgatgacgtTATCACTGCTGTccaccattttctcagacagagctgacttgcaattttcaataACCTGAAACAGAAGTAACACAAATGTCTTTAACTTTTTTAACTCTCTGCATCATcacttaaaatgtttaattgttgAATGTAACCAGAGCTGTTCTATGTCCCCTTAATACATCGCAATGTTCTCACTCTCTGTTCTCAGACGCAGCCTTTCCTCAGGTTGTTCCAAACAGACAACAGCACTTTGAATATGAGCCCATTACTGTCAGCTGTGAGGGACTGGAGGGACTGACTGGGTGGAGAGTGATGAGGAAGACCAAGGGAGTCAGTACAATTTGTTCCTCTACCTGGGAGACATCAACAGGACCCTGTCAAATTAAAACTGCATACAAAGCAGACAGTGGGGAATACTGGTGTGAAATGGGGGGTGTGAAGAGAAGCAACTCTGTCAGCATCACTGTTACTGGTTTGCAAATAGTAAAACACTACTTgtcacacatttgtttgttataATACAATATGTTTTCAATGCAAAACAAACTCTTACtacaaattatatttcaaaCCCTTGTTGTTCAGATGGTCCTGTGATCCTGGAGAGTCCTGTTctccctgtgatggagggagataATGTGACTCTGCGCTGTAGAAAGAAGCAGACGTCCTTCACCCTCACAGCTGGATTCTATAAAGATGGTTTGTTCCTGGGGAGCAGCTCTACAGGAGAACTGATCATCCACAGTGTGTCCAGGTCTGATGAAGGACTGTACAGGTGCAGCATCTCTGGATCTGGAGAGTCAGCAgagagctggctgactgtcagaggtgagacacACTGATGTTTTAGGTCTGATGATATCTTAAgatttacatttcagaggaacATTGTATGTTTACTGAGACAGGGACACGGTCATTGAATAAAGCTTCATTGCATTATATTACATctaaaaacaagcattttacAGCACCAGGATCATGTCTCATGCAGCACATTATTTTTCTGGCAGCTTATAAAGATCCTCAGCCTTCCCCTGATCATCCCCTTCATCATCCCTCTCATGAACCTCCTCATCACCCACCTCAAAATCCCCCCCAGTTCTATCTGCTGCTCGGACttggtgtcagtgttttgttggtggctctgctgctgtcgGTCGGACTGCTTCAATGTAGGAAACATCAAAAGACCATCAGAGGTACAGAGAATGAGCCATTTAAACCACTGACACAACTGTGTATTATAGCATGTGACAACTGACGACAGCACCACTCTGTTCCGGTGGCTCCTGATGGCCTTCACCCGTAAACTTGTTTTGATTTGCTGATCTTTTCCAACAGGTGTCTCagcctctccttcctctgcccagtcctcctctcctccacaaaCAGGTGAGGAACATAAACCTCCTTTCAATGTAAATATATTGCAGTGCTCTCAGAAAGCATTCAGATCACTTCACTTTGACATTGATCTGTACCCATGTGCAAGTTTATGTGCATGTAATTATTACGGATCTTAGAGGAGTAGTACTAAGTAAAAAGAGCATCGTAACCAATCACACGTTCAAGGCATAAAAAATCAATTATAATTGTCAATATAATCATTTTGTCATAATcaatataatctttttttttcagctgggATCcatgaaacaaagacatttttttcttaaatggaCATCATTTTAAAACTAGGTTTCAAGTTTCAAGCTGTTAAATCAGTCCATGGTCTTGAGAACAAGTGTAAATTTATATAGAGGAGTAGAAAGAGATTGTGAGCATGTGAGTTTATCCTGTGCTATTTCTGTAAATACTTAACTAATTTAACTGATCTGTAATGTGCAGGGGCCAGTGTAACTGAACCAAGCCAGGAAACATACGCTGTCATCACAAAACCCAGGAAAGAGAAAGGTAGTTTACACTTGACACTGGGAAAGCAACATGTAACACCTTTCACTCAGTTGAAGCTTGCAGCAGCAGTTGGGATCTGAGTGGAATATATTCATTATGAGTTCATTATGTTTCAGTGTCTGTAGATTCCAGAGTAGCTGAACCAAGTGAGGCAACATATGCTGTCGTCAAGATAGCAAGACCCAAGGAGAAAAAAGGTAATTCACACTttgacactgagacagagacagagaatgcatgcaaacataaaaaaaacaagtaaatgaaaaatatatcaCTCAGCATTAAAGCTGACCTCCCTTCAGCTGAGGTTTGCAGCAGTGCTTATGAAGTAATGTAGTCTTGGTGTCACAAccagaaaatgaaacactgaattacTCAGCTGATATTTATAAAGAGCTAGGtcagactgtgtctgtttgagaaGCTGCAGGCGCTGGTGATAATTTGAGCTGCACAGTACTCTAGACCGCCTTACAGCCTCATTAGTTGTGGGGTAAGTGAGGGGGTGGACAGTATGTTATAAATAACAATGGGGCAGGTCACAAGACTCATGTAATTGTGGTAAATTCTGACGCTTACTTTCTCATGCATACATTTTGTTCTCGATGCACCTGCATCtccataaataaaacaggagacTACAGCTCtttaattatgaaaaaaataagaacagaGTCGATTcacttttttaaagaatttatAGTATTCCCTtacttaactgtacagtcaGTCATTGGAATACAAATGtttaatcaaatataaatgtgggtatcatctgcataataATGACTTAAAAACATAATCAAAGCTTAAGGCTGTTTAATATAAGAATAAATGGGTAAATAATTGAGCCCTGTGGTACCCCACTGATGTAACCAGCCAGTATTGGAGTGGTTGTTCATTCATGtatttaatgtatgtatgtgtctcGGATTCTCCATAATTGTTCTCTGTAATTGTCTTTGTCAGATGAGGAGAAATCGTTGGTTGTTTACCACACCTTAAGCCTGGCTGACACTTAACTATTACATCCAGCATGAAGAGGTAATACCACTGAGCTGTTCTTTCTTGTTTTGCAAGCAACACTTGACCTTTTCATGTCCATAGCAATGTCATTAAGAACACTGTTGTCATGGTGGAGTTTACCTTTTAGAATTAATGGATATTTTATGGACTGGTTCTGGAATTTTTAGATGCACAAAATATCAATTGGGGAACTTTtatgtcaataaataaatacattcattatTTCCTTTTCAGACTTGTATTATTATCAGTATGGAGAATCATTTGAAGCAACATTTAGATTTTCACTGggggaaaataaacaaatcctTCCCCATTCATTTTGTTACAGTGCAATCAAGAaactttgtgttgtgtgttgcacAGGTTACTGAGAGCAGAGACACCTGACTGAAGGACGGATGAGGAACTATTTAAAGTTATACAACCACACATGCAGCTGTTACCATGATGCAGGAGCCTTTAATTAACATGGACCGTCAAACTTCAATCAAACTATTGTGATTTGTAACATTGGATGTATTAAGAGCTTCATAAAGAAGGCACATAACAAACAATGTGCAGCTTGTTATGAAGGGGAAATGATCTAAACAGACATGatttgtcatcatcatccttCAAATGAGAGCGAGACCTTCAGTTCACCTCACAGCATCAGTGTCTGTTAAAGTAGAGCAGTGAAACCACTCGGTTCTGTCTGTTCACACACgctgtttaaaataaaagagctgctgctgcttttaaataCTCTCACTGTGGTCTCTGTGGCCTCATGTGACAAAGGTTTATGTGATATTGACCATCAACCTAATGTCAGACTATGAGTAAGAAATGAACCATATTGTCAACACTTGTTGAcatgtgttgtttaaaaaagaagaggaaatacaTGTTTcccatgtgaatgtgtgaaggAGGGGAAGAAATATGAcaatttaaaactgattttaaaaatccactTAATATTAGGAAATGCTGCATTTCTGCattgtataaaaatatataaaataaaatacaatatagtatacaaaataaacaaataaatgaataaataaataagactgctgcttgttttgacaaaaaaaaaagttttttaaatatttagatCAGACTTGAAAATGGATCaccagatttctttttttctctgtagattttcatttaattcataacacagagagacaagaaaataaaattcaccATAACAACTGCCTGATATCAAAGATCAGTTTTTGGCCAATACATTGAGAATAtacatgtgtgggtgtgtctttGTACCACATAATATTCTGACAGACAATAAAATGTCCTGATGGTGGTTGGAGGTGCCTGTCTACCTAGTTAGTTGTCACAAAAGTGATTCAAAATGAACAGTGCttcaaatgtacatttttattgttatttgttttctgtctttagcCCTCCTGTCTGCATGCTCTAAAATAAGGTTCTCTGGCGCCACCTGGTGACATTGTACTTTGTATAATCTAAATTCAGAGCAGCTCTACTGTATCTGTCAGAAACCTCAGACCTGCTGCCTCGGTCACCAGAagagacacaggaagaggaggttCGTACCTTTATATCTGTCATTCAGTCTgatgctcagtcagtcagcagcaaGACAACATGGAGGTCACAGCTCTCTGCCTCAGACTGAGTGAGTACTGAGTCTGTCTGTATCTAAAATATATTCAGTCAGTCACTGTGAAATATGAGTGAGATTTATTAGCATATTGGGTTCAAGTGTAAATTAATTATCCAGAACACACTGATATACTTTGTGTGTATTCTCTCTGGAGGAGAAAATACTACACGTTTACCTGCTGATACATCTGATCTACAGCcgtttctctgtctttgcagtgatgagtgtgctgctgctgttggttaCACAAGTCGAGTTCATTTGTTCTGGCAAATCAGGTAAGTAGCATTTAGAGAATCTGACtctttgtgttgtgatgttgcTGCACCTTTAGGCAAACTTTTCTTAACATGTATCTAATTTTCTGACTCTGTTCTCAGACGCAGCCTTTCCTCAGGTTGTTCCAAACAGACAACAGCACTTTGAATATGAGCCCATTACTGTCAGCTGTGAGGGACTGGAGGGACTGACTGGGTGGAGAGTGATGAGGAAGATCAGGGGAGTCAGTGCTATATGTTCCTCTACCTGGGAGACATCAACAGAACCCTGTCAAATTAAAACTGCATACCCAACAGACAGTGGAGAATACTGGTGTGAAATGGGGGGTGTGAAGAGAAGCAACTctgtcaacatcactgtcactggtatGTAAATAGTAAAACACTAACTCTGCAGCATATTTTCAGCATAAAACAATTCTTACAACAAATTATGTTTCAAACCCTTGTTGTTCAGCTGGTTCTGTGATCCTGGAGAGTCCTGTTctccctgtgatggagggagataATGTGACTCTACGCTGTAGAAAGAAGCAGACGTCCTCCATCCTCACAGCTGGACTTCTATAAAGACGGTATCCATATGAAGACGGGTTATGAAGGACAGCTGACCATCAACAGTGTCTCCAGGTCTGATGAAGGACTGTACAGGTGTAACATCTCTGGATCTGGAGAGTCAGCAgagagctggctgactgtcagaggtgagacacactgatgtttcaaaaataaaacaaagatgatttttttttttttgtatgtatcTGATTTTAGGTTGCTCCATGTTCTAGAGTTACACttgacaatattttttttttttttttttttttaatgaaagtttTAACTCTTAAACCCTGAAGGCATAAAAGGAGAATTTTGCTtgacacattttcaaaaatggCCTTGATGGTACTACTCCTGCCCTAATAGCTTTGTTCCTCTTACAGCTTATGATTTATAACAGGAATGaaagatttaatgtaaatatattcTCAGCATAAAGCAATTGTtaacacaaaatattttgtaaaaatatGTATTGTTCAGCTGGTTCTGTGATCCTGGAGAGTCCTGTTcttcctgtgatggagggagataATGTGACTCTGCGCTGTAGAAAGAAGCAGACGTCCTCCAACCTCCCAGCTGACTTCTATAAAGACGGCATCTATATGAAGACGGGTTATGAAGGACAGCTGACCATCCACAATGTCTCCAGGTCTGATGAAGGACTGTACAGGTGCAGCATCTCTGGATCTGGAGACTCAGCAAAGAGcagactgactgtcagaggTGAGACTGATGTTTTAGGTCTGATGATCCTAAAATCTACATTTTCAGAGAAACATTGTATGTTTGCCAACACATGGACACAGTCATTGAAGAGAATGCTTCATTATAAGTATTACATCTAAAAACAAGTTTATAACTCGTAAAAAAAGTCTATGATGAGTATAGAATCAGCCACAGCAGCTGATTGGTGTATGGTTTAggtatttaaatgtgttttacagcattAGGATCATGTCTCATTCAACACCTTCCGTTTTCTTTCTAGCAGCTGATGAAGACCCTCAGCCTTCCCCTCAGCCTTCCCCTCATCATCCCTCTGAGGCTCCTCCTCAGCTCTATCTGCTGCGCTGCACTGGTGTCAGTGTTATGTTGGTGGTTTTGTTGATATTGGTGGGACTGCTTCAGTGTGACAATAAGGTATTCATCAGACTTAGAGAGAATAAATTGtgacagttaaaacaaaacacaacttaGTTCTACCTGTGTTACAAAACATGTAGCATACAGTCGATGCCAGCGAGCGCTGAAGCTGTATTTTTAAGCTAGTAATTCAGCTGAGGTTTGCAGCAGTGCCTATGAAGCAGTGTAGTCTTGGTGTCACAACCATAAGATGGTGAGAACCACTGTATTACTCAGCTGATATTTATAAAGAGCCAGGTtagactgtgtctgtttgagaaGCTGCAGGCGCTGGTGATAATTTAAGCTTCTTGTTTAGCATCTCAGACAAAAACCACATGAGATACCCACAGATGGAAACAGGTAGATGAGCCCCACAGTTCAGCGTGCAGCAGCTCATGGGTTAACAACCACCAACAAAATACGACTTGTTAATTAGATGTATTCTTATCAGGACACAAGTACTCTAAACCACCTTATAGCTTCATGATGAATTTGATCTCGATGCACCTGTATTACAGTAAATAACACTGGAGGAGACTAAATGTCTCTGGTCAAACTGTAAACTGATGGAGTAGAAAATCAAACTTTtgtctctaatatgaatctcctgtagtttttttttttttatagcaaATGACGATTTCATGACACTGTTTCATTTAAGAaacaatttcagaaaaaaagcaaaaaaatactGTTCATCACTAGAACTCAACCAAGCTAATTTAATGTGTTATAGTTTTTACTGTAGAATGAAGTTTTTATCATCATTTCTAACCCATGTGTTGAGGAGTTGTCTGGGAGCAGTGAAAccactctgttctgtctgttcacatacgctgtttaaaataaaagagctgctgctgcttttaaataCTCTCACTGTGGTCTCATGTGTGACAAAAGCTACGTGATATTGACCATCGACTTAATGTCAGACCTCCCATGTGAAGGAGGGGAAGCAGTATGACAATTaaaaactgataataaaaaaaaaaatccacttaaTATTAGGGAATGCTGTATTTCTTcactgtatgaaaataaaatacaatcaaaacaatttttggtgcagaagaagaaaataatgtgaACTTTCTGACTGTTTTATGTATTACTGtttataatgtgtttgtgttttgtgcagtttgTTACAGCTgagttttctgtatttcaaaGGGTCATTCAGGTTATTGGAAATGAGTTTGAGCTCTGAATGTGATTGTTTATGACAATGGTTCAGGCTGTACACTTGTCACTTGTGTAAAGattattcaataaaaaaaatatgttacaCAATAAGACACTGGTGTAAttatataatgtttgtgttgtaaatagtaataatttAATACAGATGTCTTTAGGCCTATTCAGACTGGGGTAGTGGAGCATTTCAGCCTCTTGTGGCCAAAATGTGTattacaaaaaacatgaaatgaaatgaaatatgatggTGGTTGGAGGTGCTTGTCGACCTAGTAAGTCACTACAAAAGTGATTCAAAATGAACAGTgcttaaaatgtacattttaatatttatttgctttctgttcACCAGAGTTACGTCTTTAGCACTGCTGTCTGCGAGCTCCAAAATGAGGTTCTCTGGCGCCACCTGGTGACATTGTACTGTGTTGTATTATCTAAATTCAGAGTCGTTCTACTTTTCCATCCAAAGCCTCAGGCCTGCTGCTGCCTCAATCACCAGAagagacacaggaagaggaagttcTTACCTGTCATATATCACATTCAGTCTgatgctcagtcagtcagcagcacAGCGACATGGAGGGTTCAGCTTCCGGCATCCGACTGTGTGAGTACTGAGTCCGTATCT
This region includes:
- the LOC108885839 gene encoding uncharacterized protein LOC108885839 gives rise to the protein MEVTALCLRLMNVLLLLVVQLHLSYSQKADAAFPQVVPNRQQHFEYEPITVSCEGLEGLTGWRVMRKTKGVSTICSSTWETSTGPCQIKTAYKADSGEYWCEMGGVKRSNSVSITVTDGPVILESPVLPVMEGDNVTLRCRKKQTSFTLTAGFYKDGLFLGSSSTGELIIHSVSRSDEGLYRCSISGSGESAESWLTVRAYKDPQPSPDHPLHHPSHEPPHHPPQNPPQFYLLLGLGVSVLLVALLLSVGLLQCRKHQKTIRGVSASPSSAQSSSPPQTGASVTEPSQETYAVITKPRKEKVSVDSRVAEPSEATYAVVKIARPKEKKDEEKSLVVYHTLSLADTLMSVLLLLVTQVEFICSGKSDAAFPQVVPNRQQHFEYEPITVSCEGLEGLTGWRVMRKIRGVSAICSSTWETSTEPCQIKTAYPTDSGEYWCEMGGVKRSNSVNITVTERSRRPPSSQLDFYKDGIHMKTGYEGQLTINSVSRSDEGLYRCNISGSGESAESWLTVRAGSVILESPVLPVMEGDNVTLRCRKKQTSSNLPADFYKDGIYMKTGYEGQLTIHNVSRSDEGLYRCSISGSGDSAKSRLTVRAADEDPQPSPQPSPHHPSEAPPQLYLLRCTGVSVMLVVLLILVGLLQCDNKVFIRLRENKL